The following proteins come from a genomic window of Citrobacter europaeus:
- a CDS encoding glycosyltransferase family 2 protein: MNIVITMAGLGKRFRDAGYTCPKYEIVVHGYTLFYWSMSSLKTFIDAGANFIFVVRKEDNAKCFIEEQSCKANIKSCKILEIDELTDGQATSALLGGDLITEPELPFIVYNIDTFVHPDSLPVSAVQGDGWIPCFPGKGEGWSFAQVDVDNRVIDLREKVRISEHATIGLYWFSSFNLYRDIYSEYYKDSSNMEKGEKYIAPMYREMIQKGLDVYIHQVPFDAVSPLGTPTEVQCFMSAKKPRI; encoded by the coding sequence ATGAATATTGTAATTACAATGGCTGGGTTGGGTAAGCGCTTTAGGGATGCTGGGTATACATGTCCTAAGTATGAGATCGTTGTTCATGGATATACGTTATTTTATTGGTCAATGTCCAGTTTGAAAACATTTATTGATGCAGGTGCCAATTTTATTTTTGTTGTTAGAAAAGAGGATAACGCAAAGTGCTTTATTGAGGAGCAATCCTGTAAAGCTAATATTAAGTCATGCAAAATACTTGAAATTGATGAACTTACAGATGGGCAAGCCACCTCAGCATTGCTTGGTGGTGATTTGATTACTGAGCCAGAACTTCCTTTTATTGTATACAACATAGATACCTTTGTTCACCCTGACTCGCTACCTGTGAGTGCTGTACAGGGGGATGGCTGGATTCCATGTTTTCCCGGTAAAGGTGAGGGGTGGAGTTTTGCGCAAGTTGATGTTGATAATCGTGTTATCGATTTACGAGAGAAAGTTCGCATTTCTGAACATGCGACTATTGGTCTCTATTGGTTCTCTTCCTTTAATCTTTATCGTGATATTTATTCTGAATACTATAAAGATTCCTCAAATATGGAAAAAGGTGAGAAATATATTGCACCAATGTACCGTGAGATGATTCAAAAAGGTCTTGATGTTTATATTCATCAGGTACCTTTTGATGCCGTTTCTCCGCTTGGAACACCAACAGAAGTCCAATGTTTCATGTCTGCTAAAAAACCTCGGATTTAA
- a CDS encoding capsular biosynthesis protein — protein sequence MINKTRSIVFDVDGTLCPIRKPDEDYSELEPFEDMISLLREYKAKGFYIILYSARNMNTFQGNIGRIAAVTGKQLMEWLERHNIPYDEMHLGKPWPGRGGFYVDDKSIRPDEFLKLSYEEILALIGDEPGGQ from the coding sequence ATGATTAATAAAACAAGAAGTATTGTATTTGATGTTGATGGTACATTATGTCCAATTCGCAAGCCCGATGAGGATTATTCAGAGCTTGAACCATTTGAGGATATGATTAGTTTACTTCGTGAGTATAAAGCAAAAGGTTTTTATATCATATTATATTCTGCAAGAAACATGAATACATTCCAGGGAAATATTGGACGTATTGCAGCAGTAACGGGTAAGCAACTTATGGAATGGCTGGAACGCCATAATATTCCATATGATGAAATGCACCTGGGAAAACCCTGGCCCGGTCGTGGTGGATTCTATGTAGATGATAAAAGTATACGCCCTGATGAATTTTTAAAATTATCTTATGAAGAAATTCTGGCATTAATTGGTGATGAGCCAGGAGGTCAATAA
- a CDS encoding flippase-like domain-containing protein has protein sequence MTFSRRTQLKLCPTIVGSLAFVYFSVSSLTKYDFSSFATALIVPTVAYIVAHFLRAIRLGVLLKAQKIRKLLSLHFYTAACSAVIPFKLGELIRINEVSRWENNYCKGILIVWIERIFDVVALSILALLIYLSGGVQVLAGMWGLLWIMLAFVFFSIVMFFVLPEQLSALNLHVIRSYRGRKAIKILHLLDIISSILEKVRPIVSEKILTLSILTIFIWIFELVSLMLFLDHTQIIPIVKDLLAQFSFVLTDSPKSLVQLITVDAVKNTLLIIFGYVSLFFYMQMNLKK, from the coding sequence ATGACTTTCTCTCGAAGAACACAATTAAAGCTATGCCCTACAATAGTTGGTAGTTTGGCATTTGTGTATTTTTCAGTCAGCTCTTTAACGAAATATGACTTCAGCAGTTTCGCTACGGCTCTAATTGTACCCACTGTTGCATATATCGTCGCCCATTTTCTTCGTGCAATACGCTTAGGTGTGTTATTGAAGGCGCAAAAAATACGGAAATTGCTCTCTTTGCATTTCTATACAGCGGCATGTTCGGCTGTAATACCATTCAAACTCGGAGAGTTGATAAGAATAAATGAAGTGTCTCGATGGGAAAACAATTACTGCAAAGGCATTTTAATAGTATGGATTGAAAGAATATTTGATGTTGTTGCTCTAAGTATTTTAGCTCTACTAATCTATCTTTCGGGCGGTGTACAGGTTTTAGCAGGGATGTGGGGATTATTGTGGATAATGCTTGCATTTGTCTTTTTTAGCATTGTTATGTTTTTTGTTCTCCCAGAGCAGTTAAGTGCGTTAAATCTACATGTGATAAGATCTTACAGGGGCCGTAAGGCTATCAAAATACTGCATTTACTAGATATCATCTCCAGTATTTTAGAAAAAGTAAGGCCAATTGTTTCTGAAAAAATTTTAACTCTATCGATATTAACAATTTTTATCTGGATTTTTGAACTAGTATCATTAATGCTTTTCTTAGACCACACACAAATTATCCCAATTGTTAAGGACTTATTAGCTCAATTTTCGTTTGTTCTCACTGACTCCCCAAAATCGTTAGTGCAGCTAATAACTGTTGATGCAGTGAAAAATACTCTATTAATTATTTTTGGTTACGTTTCACTATTTTTCTACATGCAGATGAATTTAAAAAAATAA
- a CDS encoding glycosyltransferase family 2 protein, protein MQDKILLFIPAYNCEKQIPRVLNQCLNINKIINEIIVVDNQSTDDTLLAASEAAKSIETPVTIVRNNDNYGLGGSHKAAFQYALDNKFDYIIVLHGDDQGTLSDLLPLIIEGKHRDKDCLLGARFMPKSKLEGYSLFRTFGNYVFNNLFSMACGKKLFDLGSGLNMYSVKALASVNYQGFANNLTFNYFMILATVNWKWDMEFFPITWREDDQISNVKLFKQSREVLKILLRYVFMRNKFLTNNYSGREFNSYNFTIMEQHHRRDF, encoded by the coding sequence ATGCAAGATAAAATTCTTTTGTTTATTCCTGCTTATAATTGTGAAAAACAAATTCCTCGCGTGCTTAATCAATGTCTAAATATAAATAAAATCATAAATGAAATTATTGTTGTTGATAATCAAAGCACCGATGATACGTTACTTGCAGCATCTGAAGCAGCGAAAAGTATTGAAACGCCAGTGACAATTGTACGTAACAATGATAATTATGGATTAGGTGGTTCTCATAAAGCTGCATTTCAATATGCTCTAGACAATAAGTTTGATTACATTATTGTTTTGCATGGTGATGATCAAGGAACGCTTTCTGATCTTCTACCACTAATTATCGAAGGTAAGCACAGAGATAAAGATTGCCTCCTTGGAGCAAGATTCATGCCGAAATCAAAATTAGAAGGATATTCTTTGTTTCGGACTTTTGGTAATTATGTTTTTAATAATTTATTTTCCATGGCATGTGGGAAAAAGCTCTTTGATTTGGGTTCCGGTTTAAACATGTACAGTGTTAAAGCCTTAGCTTCTGTAAATTATCAAGGTTTTGCTAATAATTTGACATTTAATTACTTCATGATTTTAGCAACAGTAAATTGGAAATGGGATATGGAATTTTTTCCAATTACATGGCGTGAAGACGATCAGATATCTAATGTCAAATTATTTAAACAGTCTCGCGAAGTATTAAAAATATTACTTCGATATGTATTTATGCGTAATAAATTTCTGACCAATAATTATTCAGGTCGCGAATTTAATAGTTATAATTTTACAATTATGGAACAGCATCATCGCAGGGATTTTTAA
- the gndA gene encoding NADP-dependent phosphogluconate dehydrogenase: MSKQQIGVVGMAVMGRNLALNIESRGYTVSVFNRSREKTEEVIAENPDKKLVPYYTVKEFVESLETPRRILLMVKAGTGTDAAIDSLKPYLEKGDIIIDGGNTFFLDTIRRNRELSAEGFNFIGTGVSGGEEGALKGPSIMPGGQKEAYELVAPILTKIAAVAEDGEPCVTYIGADGAGHYVKMVHNGIEYGDMQLIAEAYSLLKGGLNLSNEELADTFTKWNEGELSSYLIDITKDIFTKKDEEGKFLVDVILDEAANKGTGKWTSQSSLDLGEPLSLITESVFARYISSLKDQRVAASKILTGPKAQLAGDKVEFIEKVRRALYLGKIVSYAQGFSQLRAASDEYKWDLQYGEIAKIFRAGCIIRAQFLQKITDAYANNDKIANLLLDPYFKNIADEYQQALRDVVAYAVQNGIPAPTFSAAIAYYDSYRAEVLPANLIQAQRDYFGAHTYKRIDKDGVYHTEWIN, from the coding sequence ATGTCTAAGCAACAGATCGGCGTCGTCGGTATGGCAGTAATGGGGCGCAACCTGGCGCTCAACATTGAAAGCCGTGGCTATACCGTTTCCGTATTCAACCGCTCCCGTGAAAAGACCGAAGAAGTCATTGCTGAGAATCCGGATAAGAAACTGGTTCCTTATTACACGGTAAAAGAATTTGTTGAATCACTTGAAACTCCTCGTCGTATCCTGTTAATGGTGAAGGCGGGGACGGGTACAGATGCTGCCATTGATTCACTTAAGCCGTATCTGGAAAAAGGTGACATCATCATTGATGGCGGTAATACTTTCTTCCTGGATACTATTCGCCGTAACCGGGAACTGTCCGCCGAAGGTTTCAATTTCATCGGCACCGGTGTATCCGGTGGTGAAGAAGGGGCGTTGAAAGGTCCATCTATTATGCCTGGTGGTCAGAAAGAAGCGTACGAGTTAGTTGCTCCAATATTGACTAAAATCGCGGCTGTTGCTGAAGATGGCGAACCGTGTGTAACTTATATCGGCGCTGATGGTGCAGGCCATTACGTGAAAATGGTCCACAATGGTATTGAGTACGGCGATATGCAACTGATTGCTGAAGCCTATTCTTTACTAAAAGGTGGTCTTAACCTGTCAAACGAAGAGCTGGCAGACACTTTTACCAAGTGGAATGAAGGTGAGCTGAGCAGTTACCTGATCGACATTACCAAAGACATTTTCACCAAAAAAGATGAAGAGGGTAAATTCCTGGTTGATGTGATCCTGGATGAAGCGGCTAACAAAGGCACTGGTAAATGGACCAGTCAGAGTTCTCTGGACTTGGGCGAACCGCTATCTCTGATTACCGAATCTGTATTCGCTCGGTATATCTCCTCCCTGAAAGACCAACGCGTAGCAGCTTCTAAGATCTTGACCGGACCTAAAGCTCAGCTTGCAGGTGACAAAGTAGAGTTTATTGAGAAAGTTCGTCGTGCATTATATCTGGGGAAAATTGTGTCTTATGCACAAGGATTCTCGCAATTGCGTGCTGCATCTGATGAATATAAGTGGGATCTGCAATACGGTGAGATCGCGAAGATTTTCCGTGCTGGCTGCATCATTCGTGCACAGTTCTTGCAGAAAATCACTGATGCTTATGCAAACAATGATAAAATCGCGAACCTGCTGCTGGATCCCTACTTCAAGAATATTGCTGATGAATACCAGCAAGCTCTGCGTGATGTGGTAGCCTATGCGGTACAAAATGGTATTCCTGCACCAACATTCTCAGCTGCAATCGCGTATTATGATAGCTATAGAGCAGAAGTTCTCCCTGCAAATTTGATCCAGGCACAACGTGATTATTTTGGTGCGCATACTTATAAACGTATAGATAAAGATGGTGTATATCATACGGAATGGATTAATTAA
- a CDS encoding glycosyltransferase produces MSARLKLLPGLKSTEYVYSDLHALLDSNAGSSFGPNIGSDGSNLTITCLSMSRVFLTEKLVNSIYQHIPNFKGDILIVDNGSTVEELSVLQTLSDRVPLNIRVVELGDNFGVSGGRNKTLEHIKTEWAMFLDNDIYFINNPLLRLQKDISRLGCHFINMPLLDSDGETLFANGGNVFLDIDNDSVHVGAGSACVQEKTITYDGEGFLSTFLFGGASVIKIDSLKNLGKYDENMFIGFEDIDLSLRLYQSGMKVGTCGAISLIHDHPKPSSNKDKDYEKIRFTRSILKESADYLENKWGMVFWSAPVDDWLEEKQRSFELITQNKGNRSQIDDNELSIICDLPLAKPRIALIIDTENWAFSNIANQIVNYLSDSYDFTIIPTEIVDNISQVIMMTKNYDITHFFWRESLRLIYDEYYINYNRTIGFDELSFKKQYLDGRIITSSVYDHLFLDEQAIKLRKTFYNDLITAYTVSSSKLYDIYSSIAEYPNPSVLAEDGVNLKLFYPIGLERFNNIESRTLRVGWAGNSKWAGEVEDFKGYHSLLKPAVEQLQSEGLNIELVLADRQLGFIPHDEMVNYYSQIDVYVCPSKIEGTPNPVLESMACGVPVISTDVGVVNDAFGDMQKEWILPVRSKDILIDKLRDFYNKRSTVIKCLSSENLQQIKKWDWEVKSENFRTFFDKVLESKKHSKINPKM; encoded by the coding sequence ATGTCTGCACGTTTAAAATTATTACCAGGATTAAAATCAACTGAATATGTGTATTCAGACCTTCATGCTTTGCTCGATTCTAATGCTGGAAGCTCGTTTGGTCCGAATATCGGTAGTGATGGTTCCAACCTAACAATAACATGTTTATCGATGAGCAGAGTTTTTCTTACTGAAAAACTTGTTAATTCTATATATCAGCATATACCTAATTTTAAAGGTGATATCCTGATTGTTGATAATGGCAGTACAGTAGAAGAACTTTCAGTTTTACAAACTTTAAGTGACAGGGTTCCACTAAATATTAGGGTCGTCGAACTTGGTGATAATTTTGGCGTAAGTGGCGGAAGAAATAAAACTTTAGAGCATATAAAAACAGAATGGGCAATGTTTCTTGATAATGATATTTATTTTATAAACAACCCACTCCTGAGATTGCAAAAAGATATTTCAAGACTTGGCTGTCATTTCATCAATATGCCATTGCTGGACTCTGATGGGGAAACATTATTCGCAAATGGGGGGAATGTTTTCCTCGATATTGATAATGATTCGGTACATGTTGGTGCAGGAAGTGCATGCGTCCAGGAAAAAACAATTACATATGATGGTGAGGGCTTCCTTTCTACATTTCTCTTTGGCGGTGCGAGTGTTATTAAAATTGACTCTCTAAAAAATTTAGGGAAGTACGATGAAAATATGTTCATTGGGTTTGAAGATATTGACTTATCGCTTCGTCTTTACCAGTCAGGAATGAAAGTAGGCACATGTGGTGCAATATCTTTAATCCATGATCACCCCAAACCTAGTTCCAATAAAGATAAAGATTATGAGAAAATCCGCTTCACGAGAAGTATATTAAAAGAGTCCGCGGATTATCTTGAAAACAAATGGGGAATGGTTTTTTGGTCAGCTCCAGTTGATGATTGGTTGGAAGAGAAGCAACGCAGTTTTGAACTGATAACTCAAAATAAAGGTAACCGTTCGCAAATAGATGATAATGAACTAAGTATCATTTGTGATTTACCATTAGCAAAACCAAGAATTGCATTGATTATTGATACTGAAAACTGGGCATTTTCAAATATAGCAAATCAAATAGTCAATTATCTGTCAGATTCATATGATTTTACAATAATACCAACTGAAATTGTTGATAATATCAGTCAGGTTATTATGATGACCAAAAATTATGATATAACTCATTTCTTCTGGCGTGAATCGCTTAGGCTTATATACGATGAATATTATATAAACTATAACCGTACTATCGGGTTTGATGAACTTAGTTTTAAAAAACAATACTTAGATGGAAGGATAATAACGAGTAGTGTTTATGATCATTTATTTCTGGATGAACAAGCTATAAAATTAAGAAAGACATTTTATAATGATTTAATAACTGCTTATACGGTTAGTTCATCAAAATTATATGATATCTACTCATCCATAGCCGAGTATCCTAATCCGTCAGTTCTTGCTGAAGATGGTGTAAATTTAAAACTATTTTATCCAATCGGCCTTGAACGCTTTAACAATATTGAGTCAAGAACATTGCGCGTAGGTTGGGCTGGTAATTCAAAATGGGCGGGAGAAGTAGAGGATTTTAAAGGTTATCATTCTTTATTAAAGCCAGCCGTTGAACAATTGCAATCAGAAGGATTAAATATTGAATTAGTCCTTGCCGATCGTCAGCTCGGATTTATTCCTCATGATGAAATGGTAAACTATTATAGTCAAATTGATGTCTATGTCTGTCCTTCAAAAATTGAAGGCACACCAAACCCTGTTCTCGAATCTATGGCATGTGGCGTTCCCGTGATAAGTACTGATGTTGGTGTGGTTAATGATGCTTTTGGTGATATGCAAAAAGAATGGATTTTGCCAGTTAGAAGCAAGGATATTTTGATAGATAAACTTAGGGATTTTTATAATAAGCGTAGCACAGTGATAAAATGTTTGTCTTCAGAAAATTTGCAGCAAATAAAAAAATGGGATTGGGAAGTTAAATCTGAGAATTTCCGAACTTTTTTCGACAAAGTATTAGAATCGAAAAAGCACAGCAAGATAAACCCTAAAATGTGA
- a CDS encoding class I SAM-dependent methyltransferase → MERLNLSEKPAHSLQESAIHCARYANILHLVKDKVVLDIACGEGYGSALLMKAGAKRVVGVDISEESIEHAKKLFGEYNVEFIVSDANTISERYGEDFFDIVVSIETIEHINTPEVFLSAIKKTAKENAIFYITCPNDYWYYPNDEQSNPFHVRKYTFQEFTELSSGILGKNVQWAYGGSVFGFGTVSANNRGFEKIGSSWMEISNSENSINVLNTDIDAVSENNCSFFVGLWNAPETNFSNSTFPISMDAYSRMTEEFESNVSLVLREDQAENKKAISILKQDMKKLTMDLRKSNLLLSALKIENIALRTNISELQQQLARQIVMHDEVTNTKNNLELKNADLISLSEDLETKNSTLMERVSQMEIPYYRYLRLSALLPDVLKKMILKIVRLIRK, encoded by the coding sequence ATGGAAAGATTAAATTTGAGTGAAAAACCTGCTCACTCTTTACAAGAATCAGCTATTCATTGCGCCAGATATGCTAATATCTTACATCTTGTTAAAGATAAAGTAGTCCTCGACATTGCCTGCGGCGAAGGATATGGCTCAGCACTATTAATGAAAGCTGGTGCTAAACGAGTTGTGGGGGTTGATATCTCTGAAGAGTCAATTGAGCACGCAAAGAAACTTTTTGGGGAATATAATGTTGAGTTTATTGTAAGTGATGCAAACACCATCTCAGAGCGTTATGGCGAAGACTTTTTTGATATCGTTGTTTCAATAGAGACAATAGAACACATCAATACCCCTGAAGTTTTTCTTAGTGCTATCAAAAAAACTGCTAAAGAAAATGCGATTTTCTATATAACTTGCCCTAATGATTATTGGTATTATCCAAATGATGAACAATCCAATCCCTTCCATGTACGAAAATATACTTTTCAGGAGTTCACAGAACTTAGTTCAGGGATTTTGGGTAAGAATGTTCAATGGGCATATGGTGGTTCTGTTTTTGGATTTGGCACAGTCTCAGCAAACAATCGAGGTTTTGAAAAGATAGGTTCTTCATGGATGGAAATAAGCAATTCAGAAAATTCAATTAATGTTCTAAACACAGATATTGATGCAGTTAGTGAAAATAATTGCAGTTTTTTTGTGGGCTTATGGAATGCACCTGAAACAAACTTTAGTAACAGTACATTTCCAATAAGTATGGATGCTTATTCGCGCATGACAGAAGAGTTCGAGTCGAATGTAAGTCTGGTACTTCGTGAGGATCAGGCAGAAAATAAAAAAGCCATATCAATATTAAAACAAGATATGAAAAAGTTAACAATGGACCTGAGAAAATCAAACCTTTTATTATCTGCATTAAAAATTGAAAACATTGCGCTGCGTACGAATATTTCCGAATTGCAACAACAGCTTGCCAGACAAATCGTGATGCATGATGAAGTAACCAATACAAAAAATAATTTAGAATTAAAAAACGCAGATTTAATATCGTTGAGTGAGGATTTAGAAACTAAAAATTCAACATTGATGGAAAGAGTATCACAGATGGAAATTCCATACTATCGATACTTAAGGCTCTCCGCTCTTCTTCCGGATGTTTTGAAAAAAATGATACTTAAAATTGTGCGTTTGATCAGGAAATAA
- a CDS encoding glycosyltransferase family 4 protein, translating into MKIALIGTTAESLIQFRKELINLLHKNGHVVYAFAIDYDDVTKEKVKSFGAIPVHYHFSRTGLNPFSDIINTYKLYKILKSLKLDLAFSYFSKPAIFATLAAKFARIQKRYAMLEGLGFFFTNSGGQVSLRTKLLKKILVSLYKLSFRHIESLILLNADDKRDLLVNEKIQVKKVHILGGIGLNMSDYPYCPPPVDPVSFIFVARFLQEKGVYEFIEAAKVVKKKFPETHFCMLGHLDLHNPGSLTIERLNDLKCNNIIELPGHVDNVQEWLAKASVFVLPSWREGFPRSTQEAMAMGRAVITSDVPGCRDTVVDGVNGFLIKPRSSHALAEKMLCFLHQPELITQMGNASHQIALQQFDSYIVNSKLMKILRVDYENTKSNDC; encoded by the coding sequence ATGAAAATAGCATTAATCGGTACTACAGCAGAAAGTCTAATCCAATTCAGAAAAGAACTGATTAATTTATTACATAAAAATGGCCATGTTGTGTATGCGTTTGCAATTGACTATGATGATGTAACAAAAGAAAAAGTTAAATCATTTGGTGCTATACCAGTACATTACCATTTCAGTCGAACAGGGCTAAATCCATTTTCTGATATTATCAATACCTATAAATTATATAAGATTCTAAAATCACTTAAGTTGGACCTGGCATTTTCATATTTTTCAAAGCCAGCCATTTTTGCTACTTTAGCAGCAAAATTTGCAAGAATACAAAAGCGTTATGCGATGCTTGAAGGGCTTGGTTTTTTCTTTACCAATTCTGGAGGGCAGGTTTCATTACGGACTAAATTACTGAAAAAAATATTAGTATCGCTTTACAAATTAAGCTTCAGACATATTGAAAGTCTCATCTTGCTTAATGCGGATGATAAGCGAGACCTTTTAGTTAATGAAAAAATTCAAGTCAAAAAGGTTCATATATTAGGGGGTATTGGATTAAATATGTCTGATTATCCCTACTGCCCACCCCCTGTTGATCCAGTGTCTTTCATTTTTGTCGCTAGATTTTTACAAGAAAAGGGAGTTTATGAATTTATTGAGGCTGCAAAAGTAGTCAAAAAGAAATTTCCTGAAACTCATTTTTGCATGCTGGGTCATCTGGATCTCCATAATCCGGGGAGCTTAACTATAGAGCGGCTTAATGATTTGAAGTGTAATAACATCATTGAGTTACCTGGCCACGTTGATAACGTGCAGGAGTGGCTTGCTAAAGCGAGTGTATTTGTATTGCCTTCCTGGCGTGAAGGGTTTCCGAGGAGTACACAGGAGGCGATGGCAATGGGACGCGCCGTCATAACCAGCGATGTGCCAGGCTGCCGAGATACCGTGGTTGATGGTGTTAATGGATTCTTGATTAAGCCACGTTCTTCTCATGCTTTAGCGGAAAAAATGCTTTGTTTTTTACATCAACCTGAACTAATTACCCAAATGGGGAATGCAAGTCACCAAATAGCTTTACAACAATTTGACTCATATATAGTTAATTCAAAGCTTATGAAAATACTGCGCGTAGATTATGAAAATACAAAATCTAATGACTGTTAA
- a CDS encoding glycosyltransferase gives MKIDYVITGMNVGGAEMQVVELLLELKRCGHSVRLISLTPPVDLIDRLIRNNIPVVSLGMKSKLALPFAAFKLARLMRQNSPDIVHSHMFHANILVRLVRVFLADSTSIICTAHSVREGGSTRDWLYRLTNKFSDLNTVVSDAARQRFINDKVFPSEKTLTVYNCINIDHFRIIDRQSRKRFRWITVGRLVKVKNQLLILQAMMKLPHSELIIIGEGEERLSLQTFIDHNSLSERVTLLGKKDNVVDYYHDSDAFVLASDYEGFALVVAEAMACGLPVVATNCGGPAEIIGNGQDFGITISVNDVHHLTAAMQQIESLDVEQRRGSGYRARERVIEKFSAKKIVSQWEDIYLRIQKNRI, from the coding sequence GTGAAAATTGATTATGTCATTACAGGCATGAATGTCGGAGGCGCGGAAATGCAGGTAGTTGAACTGCTTCTCGAGCTTAAAAGGTGTGGGCATTCTGTTCGGTTAATTTCGCTTACACCACCAGTTGATTTGATCGATAGGCTAATTAGAAATAACATCCCAGTTGTTTCATTGGGGATGAAGTCCAAATTAGCTTTACCATTTGCAGCATTTAAATTAGCCAGGTTGATGAGACAGAATTCTCCAGATATTGTGCATTCGCATATGTTTCATGCCAATATCCTGGTACGTCTTGTGAGAGTATTTTTGGCGGATAGTACATCTATTATTTGTACTGCGCACAGCGTTCGTGAAGGTGGCAGTACCAGAGACTGGCTTTATCGTTTAACTAATAAATTCAGTGACTTGAATACAGTCGTAAGCGATGCGGCACGGCAGCGGTTTATTAACGACAAAGTATTTCCATCAGAGAAAACACTTACTGTTTATAATTGTATCAATATTGATCATTTTCGTATCATTGATAGACAGAGCAGGAAACGATTTCGCTGGATAACCGTTGGGCGGCTTGTAAAAGTAAAAAATCAACTGCTGATTTTGCAAGCGATGATGAAGTTGCCACATAGTGAACTCATCATAATTGGAGAAGGCGAGGAACGACTCTCATTACAAACATTTATCGATCACAATTCTCTAAGCGAACGAGTTACTCTCTTGGGGAAAAAAGATAATGTTGTTGATTATTATCATGATTCCGATGCTTTTGTGCTGGCCTCAGACTATGAAGGATTTGCACTCGTCGTTGCCGAAGCTATGGCATGCGGATTGCCAGTTGTCGCAACAAACTGTGGTGGGCCGGCAGAAATTATTGGAAATGGACAGGATTTTGGCATAACAATTTCGGTTAATGATGTACATCACTTAACCGCTGCGATGCAACAAATTGAATCATTAGATGTTGAACAGCGTAGAGGAAGTGGCTATCGTGCTCGGGAAAGAGTCATTGAGAAATTTTCTGCTAAAAAAATCGTATCTCAATGGGAAGATATCTACCTGCGCATACAGAAAAACAGAATCTAG
- the wzt gene encoding O89/O101/O162 family O-antigen export ABC transporter ATP-binding subunit has translation MSHLIDLKDVGVEFPIYDAKSRSFKSQVANLTRGVISSKKESSTVTVKSLDGLTFSLKEGDKLGLIGNNGAGKSTLLKLLAGIYEPTSGTIKRKGKIVPLLDIALGMDDDSTGYQNIKLRGLLLGMTNAEIESKIEEIACFTELGDYLNLPIRVYSTGMRVRLAFAVSTSVDPDVLLLDEIIGTGDASFLNKAKKRFEELQERAKVVVLSSHDNNVILKTCNKVLWLEGGKPKMIGDPEEVLNKYMDSVI, from the coding sequence ATGTCTCATTTGATTGACTTGAAAGATGTGGGTGTTGAATTTCCCATTTACGACGCTAAAAGTAGATCGTTTAAATCGCAGGTGGCAAATTTAACCCGTGGTGTAATTTCTTCAAAAAAAGAAAGCAGCACAGTTACGGTTAAATCATTGGACGGTTTGACGTTTAGTCTGAAAGAAGGTGATAAACTCGGACTTATTGGAAACAATGGTGCGGGAAAATCTACGCTACTGAAACTCTTGGCTGGTATTTATGAACCAACATCCGGCACAATTAAACGAAAGGGTAAGATAGTTCCTCTGTTGGACATCGCTCTAGGGATGGATGATGATTCCACAGGATACCAAAATATAAAGCTACGTGGTTTATTACTAGGTATGACGAATGCAGAAATCGAATCCAAAATAGAAGAGATCGCTTGTTTCACTGAACTAGGTGATTATCTGAATCTACCAATTCGTGTCTACTCTACCGGCATGCGCGTGAGATTAGCATTTGCAGTATCAACTTCAGTTGATCCAGATGTACTTCTACTCGACGAAATTATTGGTACTGGCGATGCTTCCTTCTTAAATAAAGCAAAGAAAAGATTCGAGGAATTACAGGAGAGGGCAAAGGTAGTTGTGTTGTCTTCGCATGACAATAATGTCATTCTGAAAACTTGTAATAAAGTCCTGTGGCTAGAGGGCGGTAAACCAAAGATGATTGGAGATCCGGAAGAAGTACTAAATAAATATATGGATAGTGTGATTTAA